A window of Marinobacter salarius contains these coding sequences:
- a CDS encoding lipocalin-like domain-containing protein, which translates to MNIQTGVVAGLLAVVLAGCTDLENDTGFAGLAQQTGEVEQSQFQQPEPGDTLIFPEDWGPHPQHRIEWWYLTANLETQDGRPLGLQWTQFRQALKPRPANAEPPEASAWPLDAAWMAHAAVSFEGEHWFEEKLARGDLGHAGARADPLQVWLDDWRLVSQPDSEQWHLQVEGGNWRYDLRLSNTGKPVPHGKNGFSAKSASGEGSMYFSLVDLHIEGTVTLGDETLAVSGKGWFDREWSSQFLKAGQQGWDWFALHLDDGHKLMAFRLREDQGAFVSGSWINANGQVETLNGNDISLSPLDWQSSPQGRVPVEWHLRMPQQNVDIQVAAPPGDYWNAGLYPYWESPVTVTGSHDGVGYMELTGYRN; encoded by the coding sequence ATGAATATCCAAACCGGCGTTGTTGCCGGCCTACTGGCGGTCGTCCTTGCGGGCTGTACGGATTTGGAGAACGACACCGGATTCGCCGGGCTTGCGCAGCAGACAGGCGAGGTGGAGCAATCGCAATTCCAGCAGCCGGAGCCAGGCGACACCCTGATCTTTCCCGAGGACTGGGGGCCCCATCCGCAACACCGTATTGAATGGTGGTACCTGACCGCTAACCTGGAAACCCAGGACGGCAGACCGCTGGGGCTGCAGTGGACACAGTTCCGTCAGGCTTTGAAACCGCGACCCGCCAATGCGGAACCACCAGAGGCCAGTGCCTGGCCCCTGGACGCGGCGTGGATGGCACACGCCGCCGTGTCATTTGAGGGTGAGCACTGGTTTGAAGAAAAGCTGGCCCGGGGTGATTTGGGGCATGCCGGGGCCAGGGCGGACCCGTTACAGGTATGGCTGGATGACTGGCGGCTGGTATCGCAACCGGATTCCGAACAGTGGCATTTGCAGGTTGAGGGCGGTAACTGGCGCTACGATCTGCGCCTGAGCAACACCGGCAAACCGGTACCCCATGGGAAAAACGGGTTCAGTGCCAAATCCGCCAGTGGCGAGGGCTCAATGTATTTCAGCCTGGTGGATCTGCACATTGAGGGTACGGTGACCCTTGGCGATGAAACCCTGGCCGTTTCCGGCAAGGGCTGGTTCGATCGCGAGTGGAGCAGTCAGTTCCTGAAGGCTGGCCAGCAGGGCTGGGACTGGTTCGCCCTGCATCTGGATGACGGCCATAAACTGATGGCGTTTCGCCTGCGGGAAGACCAAGGCGCCTTCGTGTCTGGCAGCTGGATAAACGCCAATGGGCAGGTTGAAACGTTGAACGGAAACGACATCAGCCTGAGCCCACTCGACTGGCAATCCTCGCCGCAGGGCAGGGTTCCTGTGGAGTGGCATCTGCGGATGCCACAGCAAAACGTGGATATACAGGTTGCCGCGCCGCCCGGCGACTACTGGAACGCCGGGCTCTACCCGTATTGGGAAAGCCCGGTGACGGTGACAGGTTCCCACGACGGTGTGGGGTATATGGAACTGACCGGTTACCGCAACTGA
- a CDS encoding proteasome-type protease, which yields MTYCVAMRLADGLVFASDSRTNAGFDQISTFRKMHVFEQPGERELVILSAGNLATSQSVISLLEKRAGSEDPNVFSTASMFETAEVVGRTIREVIHRDNPEGKVNHVDFSCSLILGGQIRGEQVRLFNIYPEGNFIEATEETPYFQIGESKYGKPILDRVVNYNSSLDRAYQCALISFDSTMKSNLSVGMPLDVAIYRNNELKPCFVDRVDEHNDYFHQLRQQWHRGIQELISGLQPPAIR from the coding sequence ATGACCTATTGTGTGGCGATGCGCCTGGCCGACGGCCTGGTTTTCGCATCCGACTCCCGCACCAACGCGGGCTTTGACCAGATTTCGACCTTCCGCAAAATGCATGTCTTCGAACAGCCGGGGGAACGGGAACTGGTGATTCTATCGGCGGGCAACCTGGCCACCAGCCAGAGCGTTATCAGCCTGCTGGAAAAACGCGCCGGCTCCGAAGACCCCAATGTGTTCTCCACCGCCTCCATGTTCGAGACGGCAGAGGTTGTCGGCAGAACCATCCGCGAGGTTATTCACCGCGACAACCCCGAGGGCAAAGTGAACCATGTGGACTTCAGCTGTTCACTGATACTGGGCGGCCAGATCCGGGGCGAACAGGTACGCCTGTTCAACATCTACCCCGAAGGCAACTTCATTGAAGCCACTGAAGAAACGCCTTATTTCCAGATTGGCGAGTCCAAATACGGCAAGCCCATCCTCGACCGCGTCGTGAACTATAATTCCTCGCTGGACCGGGCCTACCAGTGCGCCCTGATTTCCTTCGACTCCACCATGAAGAGCAACCTGTCGGTGGGGATGCCGCTGGATGTCGCCATATACCGCAACAACGAACTGAAGCCCTGCTTCGTCGACCGGGTGGACGAACACAACGATTACTTCCACCAACTCCGCCAACAGTGGCACCGGGGCATCCAGGAACTGATCAGCGGTCTGCAGCCGCCGGCGATCCGCTAG
- a CDS encoding transglutaminase N-terminal domain-containing protein, giving the protein MKLNIRHDTTYSYDEPMHKGIQYLRLTPRNTPQQKILEWHLSAPGETSQMTDGFGNIVTVMTMDKATREITLTAEGVVDLTGKPLTKDDSPFPPEVFLRHTPLTDADKAIKAFASQFSANKRSLVRMMNRILEHIEFTPGVTTVTHTAAEAFQQKAGVCQDHTHVFISCCRHIGVPVRYVSGYIHTFSDDHLATHAWAEAWLGHNWHTFDVVNLLNVAESHIKLATGLDYRDAAPVRGIRSGGGMEHLQTRAWVTMAGESQ; this is encoded by the coding sequence ATGAAGCTGAATATCCGCCATGACACCACCTATAGCTACGACGAACCCATGCACAAAGGCATCCAGTATCTACGCCTGACACCCCGTAACACACCCCAGCAGAAGATACTGGAGTGGCACCTGAGTGCCCCCGGCGAAACCAGCCAGATGACAGACGGCTTCGGCAATATTGTTACCGTCATGACCATGGACAAAGCGACCAGGGAGATCACCCTGACGGCGGAGGGCGTGGTTGATCTCACGGGCAAACCATTAACCAAGGACGACTCACCGTTTCCGCCCGAGGTGTTCCTGCGCCACACTCCGTTAACCGACGCCGACAAAGCCATCAAGGCCTTCGCAAGCCAGTTCTCCGCCAACAAGCGCAGCCTGGTGCGAATGATGAACCGTATCCTCGAGCACATCGAATTCACGCCCGGCGTCACCACGGTGACCCACACCGCCGCCGAAGCCTTTCAGCAGAAGGCGGGTGTGTGCCAGGACCATACCCATGTATTCATCTCCTGCTGCCGCCACATTGGGGTGCCGGTGCGGTATGTCAGCGGTTACATCCACACGTTCAGCGATGACCACCTGGCCACCCACGCCTGGGCCGAGGCCTGGCTGGGCCACAACTGGCATACCTTTGATGTGGTGAACCTGCTCAATGTTGCTGAAAGCCATATCAAGCTGGCAACCGGACTGGATTACCGGGATGCAGCACCCGTGCGGGGCATTCGCAGCGGCGGCGGCATGGAGCACCTGCAGACCCGTGCCTGGGTCACCATGGCCGGGGAAAGCCAGTAA